One window from the genome of Bacillus tianshenii encodes:
- a CDS encoding YppG family protein — MNTYGYSYDYPGMSHGNQTPSYRQFSYPSSYSEQGYMYQPAFQTSQTFNQWENPYQDYNSWGTGNGSEWTQPTYTQPPMPFSPFQQQPPFMSSSPQYEQMPFMSGSPQYEQMPFMSTPPQAPPSMPNPMQGGMGGMGGMGGMMQPPPGMMGSRPPRPAPAFMNAFQQEDGKLDFNKMMSTMNQVTTTVKQISPIVKQVSPILQMFAGPAK; from the coding sequence TTGAACACGTACGGCTATTCCTACGACTATCCCGGCATGTCACATGGAAATCAAACCCCGTCCTATCGCCAATTTTCCTACCCATCATCATACAGCGAACAAGGATACATGTATCAGCCAGCCTTTCAAACATCACAAACGTTTAATCAATGGGAAAATCCGTATCAGGATTACAACAGCTGGGGAACAGGAAATGGAAGCGAATGGACGCAGCCAACTTACACACAGCCACCAATGCCGTTCAGTCCATTTCAACAGCAGCCGCCATTTATGAGCAGTTCACCACAATATGAACAGATGCCATTCATGAGCGGCTCACCACAATATGAACAAATGCCATTCATGAGCACACCGCCACAAGCGCCGCCATCTATGCCAAACCCTATGCAAGGAGGAATGGGTGGAATGGGCGGAATGGGCGGAATGATGCAACCGCCACCTGGAATGATGGGAAGCCGCCCGCCGCGCCCAGCCCCGGCATTTATGAATGCTTTTCAACAAGAGGATGGAAAGCTTGATTTCAACAAAATGATGTCAACGATGAACCAAGTGACAACAACCGTTAAGCAAATCTCACCAATTGTGAAACAAGTCAGCCCAATCCTGCAAATGTTCGCTGGCCCAGCAAAATAA
- a CDS encoding GerAB/ArcD/ProY family transporter has protein sequence MRARTSSITKGQLFFIIIQAQIGMGVMSLPHDMFINAKNDAWISLLIAGAILELVVFLQYLLVKRYPEQTIYEFMPQLLGKPFAKVVSLSYALFFGYIVVIVILLFTRTLQTWVLTDTPLWIIKIITISITAYLAKEQLPVIARFLTIVTLNLVFLVFFTFLVFRNIEIEYLFPIGTTGIKEIMGGANQAILALMSMEILYVYAFVQDKSKGLFKIIGGAIAFTTGLYLYLTLLVLVVFSPGKLLLVEEPLLYMLKSLKFTIIERLDLIFIAFWMFSVITTTIIYMYASARGFSKVLNLKSHSKLTWLLAAVILIVAFIPDSDLAVSKMTSVLTYISYLFVFVIPVFLLILSLVKKKDGSVKQKGGKQR, from the coding sequence ATGAGAGCAAGGACATCATCGATTACGAAAGGTCAATTGTTTTTTATCATTATTCAAGCTCAAATTGGGATGGGAGTCATGTCATTACCGCATGACATGTTTATAAATGCAAAGAATGATGCCTGGATTTCATTGTTGATTGCAGGAGCCATTTTGGAATTGGTCGTGTTTCTCCAGTACTTGCTTGTGAAACGTTATCCCGAGCAAACAATTTATGAATTTATGCCTCAATTGCTTGGAAAGCCGTTTGCAAAGGTTGTTTCATTAAGCTATGCGCTGTTTTTTGGTTATATAGTCGTGATTGTTATCCTGCTATTTACAAGAACCCTACAAACATGGGTGCTTACAGATACCCCGCTTTGGATTATTAAGATTATTACGATATCGATAACAGCATACTTAGCAAAAGAACAATTACCAGTTATTGCGCGTTTTCTTACAATTGTAACCTTAAATCTCGTGTTTCTTGTGTTCTTTACTTTTTTAGTATTTAGAAATATCGAGATTGAATATCTTTTTCCGATTGGAACCACGGGAATAAAAGAAATCATGGGAGGGGCAAATCAGGCAATTCTAGCGCTTATGAGTATGGAAATTCTCTATGTTTATGCGTTCGTTCAAGACAAGTCGAAGGGTTTATTTAAAATTATTGGTGGAGCAATTGCTTTTACTACAGGTCTCTATCTGTATCTAACATTGCTTGTGCTAGTCGTATTCAGTCCAGGAAAGCTCCTCTTGGTTGAAGAACCACTTCTCTATATGCTGAAGTCTCTGAAATTCACAATTATTGAGCGGCTTGATTTGATTTTCATTGCCTTTTGGATGTTTTCGGTTATCACGACAACAATTATTTACATGTATGCGTCAGCAAGAGGTTTTAGCAAAGTGTTAAATTTGAAAAGCCACTCAAAATTAACGTGGTTATTGGCGGCTGTCATCTTAATTGTTGCGTTCATTCCTGACAGCGATCTTGCCGTTTCAAAAATGACGAGTGTCTTAACATACATCAGTTACCTGTTTGTATTTGTTATCCCAGTATTTTTGCTTATCTTGTCATTAGTCAAGAAAAAAGATGGTTCAGTTAAGCAGAAAGGAGGAAAACAGCGATGA
- a CDS encoding aminotransferase A: MEHLVNNRVRKIEISGIRKFFNLVADYEDVISLTIGQPDFLTPEHVKHAAKEAIDQNRTTYTHNAGMAALREAAASFVHKKYDMRYDPQDEVIATTGASEAIDITFRTILEEGSEVILPGPVYPGYEPIIRLCGGVPVHVDTRENGFKLTADLIEAHLTDKTRAVVLPYPSNPTGCTLNEDELQAIADLLADRELFVVSDEIYSELVFDCKHRSISTYEGMREKTIVINGLSKSHAMTGWRIGFLFAPREIAQHILKVHQYNVTCVSSVTQYAAFEALTNGLNDAVTMKHEYLKRMNYVYKRLSFMGFDVEKPNGAFYIFPSIKQFEMSSFDFAIKLVREAGLAVVPGDAFSEYGEGYVRISFAYSMETLEKGLDRLKAFVQKHHS; encoded by the coding sequence TTGGAACATCTTGTGAATAATAGAGTACGAAAGATTGAGATTTCTGGGATTCGGAAGTTTTTTAATTTAGTAGCGGATTATGAAGATGTGATTTCACTTACAATTGGTCAGCCGGATTTTTTGACGCCGGAGCATGTGAAGCATGCGGCGAAGGAAGCGATTGACCAGAACCGAACGACTTATACGCATAATGCGGGGATGGCGGCGCTGCGTGAGGCGGCCGCAAGCTTTGTACATAAGAAATACGACATGAGGTATGACCCGCAGGATGAAGTGATTGCGACAACGGGTGCGAGTGAAGCGATCGATATTACGTTCCGTACGATTCTTGAAGAGGGAAGCGAAGTGATTTTGCCTGGCCCTGTGTATCCAGGCTATGAGCCGATCATTCGTTTATGCGGCGGTGTGCCTGTGCATGTTGACACGCGTGAGAATGGCTTCAAGCTGACTGCGGACTTAATCGAGGCGCATTTAACAGATAAGACACGTGCTGTTGTGCTGCCGTATCCATCTAATCCGACAGGCTGTACGTTGAATGAAGATGAGCTTCAAGCGATTGCAGATTTGCTTGCAGATAGGGAGCTTTTCGTTGTGTCGGATGAAATTTATAGTGAGCTTGTGTTTGACTGTAAGCATCGTTCGATTTCGACGTACGAAGGTATGCGTGAGAAGACGATTGTTATTAATGGGTTAAGCAAGTCACATGCGATGACAGGCTGGCGCATCGGCTTTTTGTTTGCACCGCGGGAAATTGCGCAGCATATCTTGAAGGTGCATCAGTACAATGTGACATGTGTGTCGAGCGTCACACAATATGCGGCATTTGAAGCGTTGACAAACGGATTGAATGATGCGGTAACGATGAAGCATGAGTATTTGAAACGAATGAATTACGTCTATAAAAGGCTGTCATTTATGGGCTTTGATGTAGAAAAGCCAAATGGTGCGTTTTACATCTTTCCATCCATTAAGCAGTTTGAGATGTCTTCATTTGATTTTGCCATTAAGCTTGTAAGGGAAGCAGGCCTCGCTGTCGTACCAGGCGATGCATTTTCTGAATATGGTGAAGGATATGTACGCATTTCATTTGCATATTCAATGGAAACATTGGAAAAAGGCTTGGACAGGTTGAAAGCATTTGTACAGAAACATCATTCTTAA
- a CDS encoding Ger(x)C family spore germination protein, whose translation MKRGVLLFICLILLTGCWDQRLLKNARIVFGSAYDLTEDGEIKKTVVIRTVNQQGGQAQQGGGATVSEFVTAEASTVREARREVDRQVSGEITHVKNNSFILGEEMAAKSDLQELFDGFYRDPRSPLGTKVFVVEGEAEDVLRSGNVGETIIGEYLYELLNEAELLGMVDHMDIQLAHTVMLDEGRDVAMPYLSYSEENERYIVDGIALFHDQNYTGKVVHPKDAPLLLMMDGWFAKRIRFVKKVNDEKETDGDKVEDYINIAVTKMKRKIKVKGTNADNLTVNINLNLKVRVDEYAKNNLKDIKVRKELDKKLSAMLTKDAQEVINTLQEANSDYLGIGRRLIAYHPKVWKELNWEKDYPNIKIIPNVKIEIVNTGILT comes from the coding sequence ATGAAAAGGGGAGTACTCCTATTTATTTGCCTTATTTTGTTAACAGGCTGTTGGGATCAAAGGTTGTTGAAGAATGCGCGGATCGTCTTTGGCTCAGCTTATGATTTGACAGAGGACGGAGAGATAAAGAAAACGGTTGTAATCCGAACGGTTAATCAGCAGGGAGGACAAGCACAGCAAGGCGGTGGAGCTACTGTTTCCGAATTTGTAACGGCAGAAGCAAGTACAGTTCGGGAAGCGAGAAGAGAAGTTGACAGGCAAGTGTCGGGTGAAATAACGCATGTAAAGAATAATTCGTTTATCTTAGGGGAAGAAATGGCTGCAAAAAGTGATTTGCAGGAGTTATTTGACGGGTTCTATCGTGATCCGCGCTCTCCTTTAGGAACGAAGGTATTTGTCGTAGAAGGAGAAGCGGAAGATGTCCTTCGTTCAGGGAACGTTGGCGAAACAATTATTGGAGAATATTTATATGAACTGTTGAATGAAGCCGAGCTATTAGGAATGGTTGATCATATGGACATTCAGCTAGCTCATACGGTTATGCTTGATGAAGGCCGTGATGTTGCCATGCCGTATTTAAGTTATTCTGAAGAAAATGAGCGTTATATCGTCGATGGCATCGCTCTTTTCCATGACCAAAATTACACAGGAAAAGTCGTCCACCCGAAGGATGCACCACTGTTACTTATGATGGACGGTTGGTTTGCGAAGCGAATTCGTTTTGTTAAAAAAGTCAATGATGAAAAAGAAACAGATGGTGACAAAGTAGAGGACTATATCAACATCGCAGTCACGAAAATGAAACGAAAAATAAAAGTTAAAGGAACAAACGCTGATAATTTGACTGTAAATATTAATTTAAACTTAAAGGTAAGAGTAGATGAATATGCAAAAAATAACTTAAAAGACATAAAAGTGAGAAAGGAATTAGATAAAAAGCTGTCTGCCATGCTTACGAAAGATGCACAGGAAGTGATTAATACTTTACAAGAAGCGAACAGCGATTATTTAGGCATCGGCCGAAGGCTTATTGCCTATCATCCGAAGGTTTGGAAAGAATTGAACTGGGAGAAAGACTATCCGAACATCAAAATCATTCCAAACGTAAAGATCGAAATCGTGAATACAGGTATTCTTACTTAA
- a CDS encoding pirin family protein, whose amino-acid sequence MITIYPAESRYTADHGWLKSRFSFSFAEYFDPNNMQFGPMRVLNDDIIQPMTGFGAHPHKEMEIVSIVLEGHLKHEDSTGQEETTTFGGVQRMTAGTGVVHSEVNPSKDEAGNFLQMWFLPEEKGLKPSYERTNFDVEKLKNNLLPVVQKGAQSNDVANIHQDLTIYLSDLEAQQELTFQQAEGRKIFFFVIEGSVTLNDDHHLKRRDSARMTDTTSLHISASEDARFMLIDLPA is encoded by the coding sequence ATGATTACCATATATCCAGCAGAATCGCGCTATACAGCTGACCACGGTTGGCTGAAAAGTCGGTTCAGCTTCTCATTTGCGGAATATTTTGACCCGAATAATATGCAGTTCGGTCCGATGCGTGTCTTAAATGATGACATTATTCAACCGATGACAGGGTTTGGCGCTCATCCGCATAAGGAAATGGAGATCGTTTCAATTGTGCTGGAGGGCCACTTAAAGCATGAAGACAGCACAGGTCAAGAAGAAACAACGACTTTCGGTGGTGTGCAGCGCATGACTGCTGGAACTGGGGTTGTTCATTCAGAAGTGAACCCAAGCAAGGACGAAGCAGGAAACTTCCTGCAAATGTGGTTTCTACCTGAAGAAAAAGGGCTGAAGCCGTCTTATGAGCGAACGAACTTTGATGTGGAAAAACTGAAGAATAATTTGCTTCCAGTTGTGCAAAAGGGCGCGCAATCAAATGATGTCGCAAACATTCATCAAGACTTAACGATTTATCTCTCAGACTTAGAAGCACAGCAGGAATTGACATTTCAGCAGGCGGAAGGACGCAAAATTTTCTTCTTCGTCATTGAAGGAAGCGTGACGTTAAATGACGATCATCACCTTAAGCGCCGTGACTCTGCCCGTATGACAGATACAACAAGCTTGCACATTTCAGCAAGTGAAGACGCACGCTTTATGTTAATTGACCTGCCTGCATAG
- a CDS encoding FMN-binding glutamate synthase family protein, giving the protein MSLQTILLGTMTVLFIIGILLIVILWFARKAIVKKMVASFMKIVFLDDYEENIMELFPGLRRFGLQRLLENSLRATSGEVLHRPLGSVRKWPTFEPITFLPAQTTPFPISSEVEVDTKVKLGPRAKKPLEIDIPIMVSGMGFGVGLSEKAKVALARGSAKAKTAICSGEGPFLQEERDAASKYILQYSKTPWSKERSEIQQADMIEIKFGQGALAAMGSQIQPKDLPQKALDLMKASPDDDMVIIYERFFENQSLKDFRELVDELRELTGGVPIGAKMMMGGKIEEDLDHLLEIGVDVIALDGGQAASHDAPTITQDDFGIPTLHGLFRAIKHLENRGVRQDVSIICSGGLSSPGDYLKAMALGADAVYIGSALVFALAHDQVLKAVPFEPPTQVVWANGKYKDDFDVAKGADAVYNFLEASAKEVKVGLRAMGKTSLDDLSMKDLVSYDEHTAKMLGIPYTFRPFH; this is encoded by the coding sequence ATGTCACTGCAAACAATTTTGTTAGGAACGATGACTGTGTTATTTATTATCGGCATTTTATTAATTGTGATTCTTTGGTTTGCACGAAAAGCAATTGTGAAAAAGATGGTTGCTTCGTTTATGAAAATTGTTTTCTTGGATGATTATGAAGAAAATATTATGGAATTATTTCCGGGGCTGCGTCGCTTTGGGCTGCAGCGTCTGCTGGAGAATAGTTTGCGGGCGACAAGTGGGGAGGTGCTGCACAGGCCGCTTGGTTCTGTGCGGAAGTGGCCGACCTTTGAGCCGATTACCTTTCTTCCTGCTCAGACGACACCTTTTCCAATTAGTTCTGAAGTAGAAGTTGATACGAAAGTGAAGCTTGGACCTCGTGCAAAGAAACCACTCGAAATTGATATACCAATTATGGTAAGTGGGATGGGGTTTGGCGTTGGGCTAAGTGAGAAGGCGAAGGTTGCCTTAGCTAGAGGTTCGGCGAAAGCGAAGACAGCGATCTGTTCTGGTGAAGGGCCATTTCTTCAAGAAGAACGTGATGCGGCTAGTAAATATATTTTGCAGTATTCTAAGACACCATGGTCAAAAGAACGCAGTGAAATTCAGCAGGCCGATATGATTGAGATCAAATTTGGCCAGGGTGCGCTTGCTGCGATGGGCAGTCAAATTCAGCCGAAGGATTTACCGCAAAAAGCACTCGACCTTATGAAAGCATCTCCTGATGATGACATGGTGATTATCTATGAACGCTTTTTTGAAAACCAAAGCTTAAAGGATTTCAGAGAATTAGTAGATGAACTGCGTGAGCTTACAGGCGGCGTCCCAATCGGGGCAAAGATGATGATGGGCGGAAAGATTGAGGAAGACCTCGACCATCTGCTTGAAATAGGGGTGGATGTGATTGCGCTTGATGGCGGACAGGCAGCTTCGCATGATGCACCGACGATTACACAGGATGACTTCGGTATTCCGACACTTCATGGGTTGTTTCGTGCGATTAAACACTTAGAAAACCGAGGTGTCCGCCAAGATGTCAGTATCATTTGTTCAGGCGGGTTATCATCCCCTGGTGATTATCTAAAAGCGATGGCACTCGGCGCTGATGCTGTCTATATCGGTTCTGCCCTTGTGTTCGCGCTGGCTCATGACCAAGTGCTTAAGGCTGTGCCTTTTGAGCCGCCGACACAGGTTGTTTGGGCGAATGGAAAGTATAAAGATGATTTTGATGTGGCAAAGGGTGCGGATGCTGTGTATAACTTTTTAGAAGCATCGGCAAAAGAAGTGAAGGTCGGCCTGCGTGCAATGGGAAAAACATCACTAGATGACCTGTCGATGAAAGATCTTGTTTCCTATGATGAACATACAGCAAAAATGCTAGGCATTCCATATACCTTTAGACCGTTTCATTAA
- a CDS encoding histidine phosphatase family protein produces the protein MTEICFIRHGQTDWNVARKIQGTAQTTLNETGKQQAAQCAQHLQKEKWDRIITSPLQRAVETAEIIGSALGIETIMKEKNWGEREYGEATGWSYEQLFAGLERGTITGIESEKALSERAKSGLNRILQDYPNQRILVVSHGVTILAALNAGFDTPLPHEEVHLKNGCLNRMKHSDNRWNVLSYNDQNHLLPT, from the coding sequence ATGACTGAAATATGCTTTATCCGGCACGGGCAGACAGACTGGAATGTCGCCCGTAAAATTCAAGGAACAGCACAAACAACACTTAACGAGACTGGCAAACAACAAGCTGCCCAATGTGCACAGCACTTACAGAAGGAAAAGTGGGATCGAATCATCACAAGCCCGCTCCAACGTGCTGTTGAAACAGCAGAAATTATCGGTTCAGCACTCGGTATCGAAACGATTATGAAAGAAAAAAATTGGGGAGAACGTGAATATGGGGAAGCAACAGGCTGGAGTTATGAACAGCTGTTTGCAGGGTTGGAACGCGGCACAATTACAGGAATTGAATCAGAAAAAGCACTTTCCGAGCGCGCGAAATCTGGATTAAACCGCATCTTGCAAGACTATCCTAATCAGCGCATTCTCGTCGTTTCACATGGCGTTACAATTTTAGCAGCATTGAATGCAGGCTTTGATACACCACTGCCTCATGAGGAAGTTCATTTAAAAAACGGCTGCTTGAACCGCATGAAGCATTCAGACAACCGCTGGAATGTGCTTTCATATAACGATCAAAACCACCTTCTCCCTACCTAA
- a CDS encoding spore germination protein, with translation MKRFFWKDIDKSAQQQQGQDNMIMLQEYQTAYHDMDENVKFLKDALSNPDDFKDRTIWVNGKKLILCYIKTLAESSTIEKKIMEPLHCRSMIDEPIESIVNIANYKRTDDLYVAVQGMLYGRCVLVEEGTNSLLLLDVFTSFDRAIEEPKTEQVIRGSHEGFIENLEKNINLLRKRMHSRHFMVKYFVVGEQSKVRIALMYLSNIANEDLVKRVEERIRSVKIDIVQSPGHIEEYLDDNSYSPFPLLLNTERTDRVIAHIAEGRLAMIIDGSPTAFLMPVNFFSFYQSPDDYNTRWYIGSFYRIIRLFSFLIAIALPAIYIALVSFNFEILPVELLFSVKASLEYVPYPPLLEAMAMQLTLELLREAAVRLPSPIAQTLGVVGGLVIGTAVVEANLISNTMLIVVAITAIASFIVPTTIMGTTVRLLGFPLMIAAATFGLIGISFALMLILMHLCKATSLGVPYFAPAAPLKVKGLSDTFIRPLVWFKKERPEEIKPKDKVRVKKPKVWKRK, from the coding sequence ATGAAGCGATTCTTCTGGAAAGATATTGACAAGTCAGCTCAGCAGCAACAAGGCCAAGATAATATGATTATGCTTCAAGAGTATCAAACGGCTTATCATGATATGGACGAAAATGTGAAGTTTCTTAAAGACGCGCTTTCAAATCCTGATGATTTTAAAGATCGGACGATTTGGGTGAACGGGAAAAAGCTCATTCTTTGCTATATCAAAACACTTGCAGAATCAAGCACGATTGAAAAGAAAATTATGGAGCCTCTCCACTGTAGAAGTATGATTGATGAGCCGATCGAGAGCATCGTCAATATCGCTAACTATAAACGAACGGATGATTTGTATGTGGCTGTCCAAGGGATGTTGTATGGGCGATGTGTGTTAGTAGAAGAAGGGACAAATTCACTACTTCTGCTAGACGTCTTTACAAGCTTTGACCGTGCGATCGAAGAGCCGAAAACAGAGCAAGTCATTCGAGGCTCACATGAAGGCTTTATTGAAAATCTAGAAAAAAACATTAACCTTCTGCGCAAAAGGATGCACAGCCGGCATTTTATGGTGAAATATTTCGTCGTAGGTGAGCAGTCGAAGGTTCGAATTGCGCTAATGTATTTATCTAATATTGCAAATGAAGACCTTGTGAAGCGGGTGGAAGAGCGAATCCGTAGCGTTAAGATCGATATTGTCCAGTCACCAGGTCATATTGAAGAATATTTAGATGATAATAGTTATTCGCCATTTCCACTGTTGCTGAACACAGAACGGACAGACCGAGTAATCGCCCACATAGCGGAAGGGCGTCTTGCGATGATTATCGATGGGAGTCCAACTGCATTCTTAATGCCGGTCAACTTCTTTTCCTTCTATCAATCACCAGATGATTACAATACTCGCTGGTATATTGGTTCATTTTATCGGATTATACGTCTATTCAGTTTCCTTATAGCGATTGCCTTACCAGCTATTTATATCGCTCTCGTATCCTTTAACTTTGAAATTCTCCCTGTTGAATTACTCTTTTCAGTTAAGGCTTCACTTGAGTATGTGCCATATCCGCCGTTGCTTGAAGCGATGGCCATGCAGTTGACACTTGAGCTCCTGCGTGAAGCTGCTGTTCGATTACCAAGCCCGATCGCGCAGACGCTCGGTGTTGTTGGCGGTTTGGTTATCGGGACAGCTGTTGTAGAAGCGAATCTTATCTCCAATACAATGTTAATTGTCGTTGCGATTACAGCGATTGCATCTTTTATTGTACCGACAACCATTATGGGGACGACAGTACGTCTCCTTGGCTTCCCACTCATGATTGCTGCCGCGACATTTGGCTTAATTGGTATTTCCTTTGCATTAATGCTAATCCTTATGCATTTATGCAAAGCAACATCTTTAGGTGTACCATATTTTGCACCTGCAGCACCATTAAAGGTGAAAGGTTTATCAGATACATTTATTCGCCCGCTTGTTTGGTTTAAGAAAGAGCGTCCTGAAGAAATCAAACCGAAAGACAAAGTGCGTGTTAAGAAGCCGAAAGTGTGGAAGCGAAAATGA
- a CDS encoding TrkH family potassium uptake protein has product MKGLYERLTPPQVLLAVFIVTTLLGTILLKLPVAVTEEISWLDALFTTVSAMTVTGLVVVDTGTVYTVFGQTVIMVLIQVGGLGIMTFAVLVFLLLGRKVRFRQRLWVQQALNQSTQGGVIKLVKRILFYSFLIEAVAFICLSGRWVPELGWSHGLYASLFHTVSAFNNAGFSIWSDSLMQYAGDPTVNIVITFLFIVGGLGFTVIADLWETKTFRGLTLHTKIMLVGTVSVNIIAFLVVFFVEYANPNTMGSMSFFEKIFASYFQAVTTRTAGFNTVDIGALDEATLSFFLLLMFIGAGSTSTGGGIKLTTFLAIASTVVMFVRSRGEVVIFRRTLASAVIIRSVAITMIAGLLIVVAVFILEVTEEASFLMVLFEVVSAFGTVGLSMGLTPELSGIGKIVIILIMFVGKVGPLTLAFSIAKQEVANIRYPSEEILTG; this is encoded by the coding sequence ATGAAAGGGTTGTATGAACGGTTGACACCGCCGCAAGTACTTCTAGCTGTTTTTATCGTTACAACGCTGTTAGGTACAATACTATTGAAGCTTCCAGTTGCAGTGACAGAGGAAATCAGCTGGCTTGATGCGTTGTTTACAACTGTTTCGGCGATGACGGTGACAGGGCTTGTTGTCGTTGATACAGGTACAGTGTATACAGTATTTGGGCAGACGGTCATTATGGTGCTTATTCAAGTGGGCGGACTTGGAATTATGACATTTGCGGTACTTGTCTTTTTGCTGCTTGGCCGGAAGGTTCGTTTCCGTCAGCGGTTATGGGTACAGCAAGCGTTAAATCAATCGACCCAAGGCGGAGTGATAAAGCTTGTAAAAAGGATTCTGTTCTATTCATTTTTGATTGAAGCTGTGGCGTTTATTTGTCTGTCTGGCCGCTGGGTGCCTGAGCTCGGTTGGTCACACGGCTTATATGCAAGCTTGTTTCATACGGTATCCGCGTTTAACAATGCTGGCTTTTCAATTTGGAGCGACAGCTTAATGCAGTATGCAGGCGACCCAACTGTTAACATTGTGATTACGTTTTTATTTATTGTCGGCGGGTTAGGGTTTACAGTTATTGCTGACTTGTGGGAAACGAAGACGTTCAGAGGCTTGACCCTCCATACGAAAATTATGCTCGTTGGTACGGTTAGTGTGAATATCATCGCCTTTCTTGTCGTGTTTTTCGTTGAGTATGCGAATCCAAATACAATGGGCAGTATGTCATTTTTTGAAAAAATATTTGCTTCGTATTTTCAAGCTGTCACGACAAGGACAGCGGGATTTAATACGGTGGATATTGGAGCGTTGGATGAAGCGACGCTTTCATTCTTTTTATTGCTGATGTTTATCGGAGCCGGTTCGACATCGACTGGCGGAGGAATTAAGCTGACAACGTTTTTGGCGATTGCCTCAACGGTTGTCATGTTTGTGAGAAGCCGTGGGGAAGTGGTGATCTTTCGCCGGACATTGGCAAGCGCCGTGATTATCCGCTCTGTCGCGATTACGATGATTGCAGGCTTGCTGATTGTCGTGGCTGTTTTCATTCTTGAGGTGACAGAGGAGGCGTCGTTTTTGATGGTGCTGTTTGAAGTTGTCTCTGCATTCGGAACAGTCGGCTTGTCGATGGGATTAACGCCAGAGCTAAGTGGAATCGGTAAAATTGTGATTATCTTGATTATGTTCGTCGGGAAAGTTGGTCCGCTGACACTTGCATTCTCAATCGCTAAGCAAGAAGTGGCCAATATCCGTTATCCGAGTGAGGAAATCTTAACAGGCTGA
- a CDS encoding MarR family transcriptional regulator encodes MKGNDIALKLFVVMSRANHAITDAIKLDIKSHGLNPTEFAVLELLYHKGDVPLQKIGEKILLASGSITYVVDKLEGKGYLQRLSCPKDRRITYAVITEQGKQLMDEIFPKHEAKIAELFSVFSEDEQVQLISAFKKLGYHAEEKK; translated from the coding sequence ATGAAGGGGAATGACATTGCTTTAAAGCTGTTCGTCGTCATGTCACGTGCCAACCATGCGATTACAGATGCAATTAAATTAGATATAAAAAGTCACGGTCTTAATCCAACCGAATTTGCAGTCCTGGAACTTCTCTATCATAAAGGAGACGTTCCACTGCAAAAGATCGGAGAGAAGATTTTGCTTGCGAGCGGAAGCATTACGTATGTCGTTGATAAGCTCGAAGGGAAAGGCTATTTGCAGCGCCTATCTTGTCCGAAAGATCGCCGCATTACCTATGCTGTTATAACCGAGCAGGGGAAACAATTGATGGACGAAATCTTTCCAAAGCATGAAGCGAAAATCGCAGAGCTCTTCTCCGTCTTTTCAGAAGATGAGCAAGTACAGCTCATTTCAGCCTTCAAGAAGCTTGGCTATCATGCAGAAGAGAAAAAGTAA